Proteins encoded within one genomic window of Ursus arctos isolate Adak ecotype North America unplaced genomic scaffold, UrsArc2.0 scaffold_9, whole genome shotgun sequence:
- the DDIT4L gene encoding DNA damage-inducible transcript 4-like protein codes for MQPDPGKGGAQGLGGVVQVGGPRQGEEAGPIKCSRPQGRCCSVKRVLRGLGVDQGLGLQVPEPPREEAPEKSPCLCLPHRFASERAHPSEFPAAPRKGRSAPARETEPLTMVATGSLSSKNPACISELLDHGFHPGSLLNDFDYWDYVVPEPNLNEVMFEETTCQSLAKMLENCLSKSKQTKLGCSKVLVPENLTQRIAQDVLRLSSTEPCGLRGCVMHVNLEIENVCKKLDRIVCDSSVVPTFELTLVFKQENCSWTSFKDFFFSRGRFSSGLRRTLILSSGFRLVKRKLYSLIGTTVIEEC; via the exons ATGCAACCCGACCCCGGGAAGGGCGGGGCGCAGGGCCTTGGAGGGGTGGTGCAGGTGGGCGGTCCGCGGCAGGGTGAGGAGGCTGGGCCTATAAAGTGTTCACGGCCCCAAGGGCGATGCTGCTCGGTGAAGCGGGTGCTGCGTGGGTTGGGGGTCGATCAGGGCTTGGGTCTGCAGGTCCCTGAGCCTCCGAGGGAGGAGGCTCCTGAGAAGAGTCCGTGCCTCTGTTTACCCCACCGCTTTGCCAGCGAGCGCGCCCATCCCAGCGAATTCCCGGCAG CGCCCCGGAAAGGCCGTTCCGCCCCCGCGAGGGAAACGGAGCCGTTGACCATGGTTGCAACTGGCAGTTTGAGCAGTAAGAACCCGGCCTGCATTTCAGAGTTGCTGGACCATGGCTTCCACCCGGGAAGCCTGCTAAATG ATTTTGACTACTGGGATTATGTCGTTCCTGAACCCAACCTCAACGAGGTGATGTTTGAGGAGACGACTTGCCAGAGTTTGGCGAAAATGCTGGAGAACTGTCTGTCCAAGTCAAAGCAAACCAAACTTGGTTGCTCCAAAGTCCTTGTCCCTGAGAACCTGACCCAGAGGATTGCTCAAGATGTCCTGCGGCTGTCCTCCACGGAGCCCTGCGGCCTGCGAGGTTGCGTTATGCACGTGAACTTGGAAATCGAGAACGTATGTAAAAAGCTGGATAGGATTGTGTGTGATTCGAGCGTGGTGCCCACTTTCGAGCTCACGCTTGTGTTTAAGCAGGAGAACTGCTCGTGGACTAGCTTCAAGGACTTTTTCTTTAGCCGAGGTCGCTTCTCATCTGGCCTCAGGCGAACTCTGATCCTGAGTTCAGGATTCCGGCTGGTGAAGAGAAAGCTTTACTCCTTGATTGGAACCACAGTCATTGAAGAGTGCTGA